In Hirundo rustica isolate bHirRus1 chromosome 4, bHirRus1.pri.v3, whole genome shotgun sequence, a genomic segment contains:
- the LOC120751990 gene encoding noggin-like, whose product MEGPHRSCLLLLLCLLPAPGTPGTPPPPEEPREPLLPPSSTADPTARLLRGQPSAPVRPYSLSLSPEDYRYAPKPRHLRPGRLRRLLGSAFDPFWMATEEPRGRNGSVLEENLESVSRDLAEGAGRYHRKLWREAEGLELPALLPPERAGALARRLRQWLVERASCRLAAAWVDLGPVFWPRWVRHTTCETGPPGCSWPPGMTCRPAQLARIKLLAWHCWTPQHPGPPNCTWRQVPYPVVAACKCSCR is encoded by the coding sequence ATGGAGGGACCCCACCgcagctgcctcctcctcctcctctgcctgctcccagcaccgGGCACCCCAGGCACACCACCGCCTCCGGAGGAACCTCGGgagccgctgctgccgccgtCCAGCACGGCGGACCCCACCGCCCGCCTGCTGCGCGGCCAGCCCTCGGCCCCGGTGCGGCCCTACAGCCTGTCGCTCTCCCCCGAGGATTATCGCTACGCCCCCAAGCCCCGGCACCTGCGCCCCGGGCGGCTGCGCCGGCTCCTGGGCTCGGCCTTCGACCCCTTCTGGATGGCGACCGAGGAGCCCCGCGGTCGCAACGGGAGCGTCCTCGAGGAGAACCTGGAGTCCGTGAGCAGGGACCTGGCCGAGGGTGCCGGGCGGTATCACCGCAAGCTGTGGCGAGAGGcggaagggctggagctgcccgccctgctgcccccagagcGAGCGGGGGCCCTGGCCCGCCGCCTGCGGCAGTGGCTGGTGGAACGGGCCAGCTGCCGCCTCGCCGCCGCCTGGGTCGACCTGGGCCCCGTCTTCTGGCCCCGCTGGGTGCGGCACACCACCTGCGAGACGGGGCCCCCCGGCTGCTCCTGGCCGCCCGGCATGACCTGCCGTCCCGCACAGCTCGCCCGCATCAAGCTGCtggcctggcactgctggactCCGCAGCACCCCGGGCCCCCGAACTGCACCTGGCGGCAGGTCCCCTACCCCGTCGTGGCCGCCTGCAAGTGCTCCTGCCGCTGA